In Halogeometricum borinquense DSM 11551, a single genomic region encodes these proteins:
- a CDS encoding IS6-like element ISHbo1 family transposase translates to MLADLLSECFETDYEETWERERTATPVRVFAVQLHATGCSLRETKEILRILGVERSHQAVWQWVHRLADSGHNPPEATPKRVAVDETAVKINGEWSWLYAAIDIETKLILDVELFGRHGTDPAAAFLHRLSEKHDLSDAVFLVDGYGYQTALSRLGLSGRLDYVERNLIEKWFHTLKMRVDRFHNSWVGSHGSVREWFIQFAQYYNFQRPHQSLNGRTPVEEVTN, encoded by the coding sequence ATGCTCGCAGACCTGCTCAGCGAGTGCTTTGAGACGGATTATGAAGAAACTTGGGAGCGTGAGCGGACGGCGACACCCGTCAGGGTGTTCGCCGTCCAGCTCCACGCGACCGGGTGTTCGCTTAGAGAGACAAAAGAAATTCTTCGAATACTCGGCGTTGAACGCTCTCATCAAGCTGTTTGGCAGTGGGTACATCGACTGGCTGACAGCGGTCACAACCCGCCTGAGGCAACGCCGAAGCGGGTTGCGGTTGATGAGACCGCTGTCAAAATCAACGGTGAGTGGTCTTGGTTGTACGCCGCAATAGACATCGAGACGAAGCTGATTCTCGATGTCGAGTTGTTTGGACGGCATGGTACCGATCCGGCTGCTGCGTTTCTCCATCGACTTTCCGAGAAACATGATCTCTCAGATGCTGTGTTTCTGGTTGATGGCTATGGCTATCAGACTGCCCTCTCTCGATTAGGATTGAGCGGTCGGCTTGACTACGTCGAGCGAAACCTCATCGAAAAATGGTTTCATACCCTCAAAATGCGAGTCGACCGCTTCCATAATTCGTGGGTGGGCAGTCACGGAAGCGTCCGCGAGTGGTTCATACAATTTGCGCAATACTATAACTTTCAACGACCGCATCAATCGCTCAACGGACGTACGCCGGTTGAGGAGGTCACTAACTAG
- a CDS encoding pyridoxamine 5'-phosphate oxidase family protein — MDHIEFVYTLGMTDEEIEKRLQTETAGVLSLADEGRAYGVPVSHHYDGESLFFRLGDDDHSKKLEFVETTKEACFVLFGVDGDDSWSILVTGTLSELSGDERKEFDAATINDWFGSFRVFDEAIDEIELTLFEMEISSVTGRKTGK; from the coding sequence ATGGACCACATCGAATTCGTGTACACGCTCGGGATGACAGACGAAGAGATAGAGAAGCGTCTCCAAACGGAGACTGCAGGAGTGTTATCGCTGGCAGACGAGGGAAGGGCGTACGGCGTGCCCGTCTCCCACCACTACGACGGCGAGTCGCTGTTCTTCCGACTCGGAGACGACGACCACAGCAAGAAACTGGAATTCGTGGAGACGACGAAAGAAGCGTGTTTCGTTCTCTTCGGCGTTGATGGAGACGACTCGTGGAGCATCCTCGTGACAGGAACGCTCAGCGAACTGTCCGGTGACGAACGCAAAGAGTTCGATGCCGCCACGATCAATGACTGGTTCGGGTCGTTCCGTGTGTTCGATGAAGCCATCGACGAAATCGAACTCACGCTGTTCGAGATGGAGATCTCGTCAGTCACGGGACGGAAAACGGGCAAGTAA
- a CDS encoding ParA family protein: protein MTGPAKLCISNQKGGVGKTTIAINVAGAINERGHDVLFVDLDPQGNATENLGLMEAYDDEPPTLFDCLTDPEMRESVTEIVREHEEMDVIPSNIDMTAAEPELTLSRRSGEQLSLVLRELEDDYDYVIVDCPPNLGNLMDNALFATQNVLIPALAESTSKRAFELLFDHVDALEYDYEIEIKDRGVVINRIDVRKKQAREMVDWINAAFDDVPVWQIRERADVQKALDAGVSLLEFNPECDMCEVFRDIAAGLDEQFDLEAVEVEA from the coding sequence ATGACCGGTCCAGCAAAACTCTGTATCTCGAACCAGAAGGGCGGCGTCGGGAAGACGACAATCGCCATCAACGTCGCAGGTGCGATAAACGAACGAGGACACGACGTTTTGTTCGTTGATTTGGACCCCCAGGGGAACGCGACGGAAAATCTCGGGCTGATGGAGGCCTACGACGACGAACCGCCGACGTTGTTCGACTGCCTCACGGACCCAGAGATGCGAGAGTCAGTGACCGAGATAGTTCGAGAACACGAGGAGATGGACGTTATCCCCTCGAACATCGACATGACCGCCGCTGAACCGGAACTGACGCTCTCGCGTCGGAGCGGCGAACAACTGTCGTTGGTCCTCCGAGAACTCGAAGACGACTACGACTATGTCATCGTGGATTGCCCGCCGAATCTCGGTAATCTGATGGATAACGCCCTCTTTGCCACCCAGAACGTCCTCATCCCCGCCCTCGCAGAATCCACGTCGAAGCGTGCGTTCGAACTGCTGTTCGACCACGTAGACGCGTTGGAGTACGACTACGAGATAGAGATCAAGGACCGAGGCGTCGTCATCAACCGCATCGACGTTCGGAAAAAGCAAGCCCGCGAGATGGTCGATTGGATAAACGCCGCATTCGACGACGTGCCGGTATGGCAGATACGCGAACGGGCAGATGTACAGAAAGCACTGGATGCAGGCGTGTCGCTTCTCGAATTCAATCCCGAATGTGACATGTGCGAGGTGTTCCGCGATATTGCCGCCGGCCTCGACGAGCAGTTCGATCTGGAGGCGGTGGAGGTCGAAGCATGA